The nucleotide window GTTCTCCAATCATACAGGAATAAATCATGGAGTAATCCTCCCCGGGCAGCCGCCTTATAGTCCAACCCCAAAGCTCTACAGAGCAGAAAACTGTAGAAAGAGACATTCAAGCTGTGTTCGAAACATGTTACATGGCAGTGATGTTTGAACCGTTTCATTTTCTGAACGGGAGCAGAGTAAATTAAATCGTCAATACAATTCCTGTATTCCTCGAAATTATGGATCTGTTTCCATTTTTCATTTAGAGAACCTCTAAACTCCTCCTTCCGTAGCTCCAAAGCATCTTCGACGGAGTTTATCAAATCAAATCCGAAATAAACTATCATAATACCGGCGAAAAAATATTTTAAATTCATTGAAACATTGTTTGTGCATTGTAATAGAAACGGGTGGATAATTTCCAACATTAAATAGGCCAACATCCCCCAACATACAGAATATTTAAGACAGATTCTCCCTTGAATATTAAACCGTTCTTCGCTGTAATCCCACCATTTGCGGTTAAAAAGCTTTTCCAGTAACTTCCAGTCAAATACTCCAGCACGCTGGTACCCATAATAGCCAGTATTACGCTAATAACCATTCGTGTTGCCGGATCGACTAATGATATGGTACGATTCACCATTTCCCATGACTGAATTACCAGCAGGGCACCAAAACCATACACAGGGCAGAAGGGCCCGGACAGAAACCCGCTATTCACGAATCTTTTTGCGTGCACACTTTTGAATAACGTTTCAATAATCCATCCCAGCAAGGAGTAAAACGAAAAAAACAATATCAGGTTGGTCAGGTTTTGATTCAAATTTATCACTCCTAAAAATTGACGGTATTGAAATTAGCAGTGGATTCGCTATTTGGAGGCTTAGTCAGTCTGTATATCCGCTCCTTTTCCCCAAAATCCCCAAATTTATCTTAAAAAAATAGCGCTTCATGCTTTCCTTGAGTTTTTTATGCTCAATATCGGTCTGAATGCAGCCATCATGCAGCCATCATGCAGCCATCGTACTCCCCCAATATCCCCATTATTCCCAAATTCCATAAATATCTCGCAAAAAAAATTATGTCGCTTTTGCCAACGCCTCACCCAAAAAGTCCATCAATAGTGTCTGTTCAGACTGGTTCAATGTTGCCAGATTCTTCTGAAACCCCGACAGGGAGTCGGCCAAATGAGAAAGCAGTTGAACTTGGGAAGCTGTTTTCAGCATGCTGCCCATCACTGCACCAACAAACATGGCTAGCCCTATTTCCCCCTTGGCTACGTCCAAAGCCATGTTCTTGATCAGACGGATGCTGGTTTTGCTCAGAGTTTGCAGCTGCAAAATCAAGATGGCAATTACATAGGCACAAGAAACAAGAGGGTTTTCGATGTTTGGCAATTCAGTCTTCAATTGTTCTACAAGTTCCCTCAACTCGCTCTTCTTTGGTTTATCATAAAGAGACAATATTCTTTCTTTCAGCAATTGTACTTCTTTGTTGGGTGTCGGAGTTCCAAACTTTTTTGTTGCCAAAACCAAGTTGGCTAGTTGTGCAGGAGCAAACATTACTCTCGCCCGACCAGGGTGCTTTTTTTTCAGATTGACTTCGTATTGAGTAGTCAAAAACCCCTTTTTTTCTAATGTTTTCAGCATTTCGTAAGCGCTCCATTTGCTTACTTTTAGCAATTCTGCCACCTGCGCATAATGTACTGGCAGATTAGTAGCTTCGTAAATCTGCTTAATAATTTGCAAGAAATCCTTTTGCCGCTGGGTGATAGTCATTATAACCCTCTCCGTGAAATATTTTATAAACCCCA belongs to Bacillota bacterium and includes:
- a CDS encoding HD domain-containing protein; this encodes MIVYFGFDLINSVEDALELRKEEFRGSLNEKWKQIHNFEEYRNCIDDLIYSAPVQKMKRFKHHCHVTCFEHSLNVSFYSFLLCRALGLDYKAAARGGLLHDLFLYDWRTTTLSHGKHGFVHPRLALNNASTVSSLNEVERDIILKHMFPLTWQPPSYKESLIVCLVDKYCACAEIIGSIFRTTYPSRDGPTPSGIGIKSR
- a CDS encoding putative ABC transporter permease is translated as MNQNLTNLILFFSFYSLLGWIIETLFKSVHAKRFVNSGFLSGPFCPVYGFGALLVIQSWEMVNRTISLVDPATRMVISVILAIMGTSVLEYLTGSYWKSFLTANGGITAKNGLIFKGESVLNILYVGGCWPI